In one window of Bemisia tabaci chromosome 4, PGI_BMITA_v3 DNA:
- the LOC109042592 gene encoding synaptic vesicle glycoprotein 2B: protein MGLDFVENDATFEHAVTCAEFGKFHYFLLAVCGLIYADLAIGVTIISFVLPSAECDFQLTSQDKGWLNAAPMFGMLLGSYFWGCLADTQGRKVVLVAALLMDGIFGLLSSISQFSSLFMVCRFFNGFGIAGAMGICFPYLGEFQPTEFREKVLSWMELFWTFGIIALPGIAWLIIPLPILFQVPHFKFASWNLFIVVCSIPSLILAVWLCFFPESPKFLLECGEHEKALDVLRHVFSVNTGVPPDEFPVANLKERAPRVSIISIQSKRSVRSVKSVKSPKDVKLLLREVGYQTLELFYPPYRKNTILACLIQFGITSSYYTLMLWFPELFNRFDHYEREHPHSPSVSVCEVSSVYVSSNSSHTINAIEHCTETIDSSVFSHTLIIGLACIPTSLWLPLCVHKLGAKFFLVFCMLVSGGVTVGLYFVQTSNQNLLLSCIFEALTSLGISVVYCIMVDLFPTNLRVMAAALSATIGRVGALLGNLVFGFLIDTFCVVPIMLMAALLFMSGILAMFLPATGKEDLD from the exons GTCTTGATTTTGTGGAAAATGACGCGACTTTCGAACATGCAGTTACTTGTGCTG AATTTGGTAAATTTCACTACTTCTTGCTGGCGGTCTGCGGTTTGATTTACGCCGATCTCGCAATCGGAGTCACAATCATATCATTCGTGCTCCCTTCGGCAGAATGCGACTTCCAGCTCACCTCACAGGACAAAGGATGGCTCAACGCAGCACCCATGTTCG GGATGCTACTAGGTTCCTATTTTTGGGGATGTCTAGCCGACACCCAGGGTCGAAAAGTTGTTCTAGTGGCAGCTCTCCTGATGGACGGTATCTTCGGACTGCTCTCCAGCATATCTCAATTCTCCAGTCTCTTCATGGTCTGCCGATTCTTCAACGGATTCGG AATAGCCGGAGCAATGGGAATCTGTTTCCCTTACCTCGGAGAGTTTCAACCGACAGAATTCAGGGAGAAAGTTCTTAGCTGGATGGAGTTGTTCTGGACCTTCGGAATCATCGCATTACCAG GTATCGCGTGGCTGATCATCCCGCTGCCGATCCTGTTCCAAGTGCCGCACTTCAAGTTCGCCTCGTGGAACCTGTTCATCGTGGTGTGCTCGATCCCGAGTCTCATCCTGGCCGTGTGGCTCTGCTTCTTCCCCGAGAGCCCCAAGTTCCTCCTCGAGTGCGGCGAGCACGAGAAAGCCCTCGACGTCCTTAGACACGTCTTCTCCGTCAACACCGGAGTCCCTCCCGATGAATTCCCG GTTGCAAATTTGAAAGAGAGGGCGCCCAGAGTTAGTATCATAAGTATCCAATCCAAACGATCTGTCAGGAGCGTAAAAAGTGTCAAATCTCCGAAGGACGTGAAACTTCTTCTGCGAGAGGTTGGATACCAGACGTTGGAACTCTTCTACCCACCCTACCGAAAGAACACTATCCTCGCTTGTTTAATTCAGTTTGGAATCACCTCGAG CTACTACACTTTGATGCTGTGGTTCCCCGAGCTATTCAACCGTTTCGACCACTATGAGAGGGAACACCCGCACAGTCCTTCCGTGTCTGTGTGTGAGGTATCGTCCGTCTATGTCTCCTCCAATTCCTCCCATACCATCAACGCCATCGAGCATTGCACGGAAACCATCGACAGCTCTGTCTTCTCACATACTTTGATCATTGGCCTCGCTTGCATTCCGACCAGTCTGTGGCTCCCGCTTTGCGTCCATAAACTCGGCGCCAAATTTTTCCTGG TGTTCTGTATGTTGGTGAGCGGTGGAGTGACCGTAGGCCTGTACTTCGTGCAGACATCTAACCAGAATCTCCTCCTATCGTGTATTTTTGAGGCTCTAACTAGTTTAGGAATTAGTGTGGTGTATTGCATAATGGTCGACCTTTTCCCAACTAATTTAAG GGTAATGGCTGCTGCTCTCTCGGCGACAATTGGTAGGGTTGGCGCCCTTCTAGGCAATTTGGTTTTCGGATTTTTAATAGATACATTCTGCGTCGTGCCGATCATGTTAATGGCAGCACTTTTATTCA TGAGCGGTATACTTGCGATGTTCTTACCTGCTACAGGAAAAGAGGACTTGGACTGA